AATATGAGCCATAATACCTATATTTCGTGTTTTAGCTAATGGAAAGGCTCTAGCCACGATAAATCCTCCTTTTAGCCATTGTAAGGTTATCCCAAACAACAAACCAACTAAATTTTCTTACCAGCGATAATGAGCAAAAGCTTTATTGGCTTCAGCCATTTTATGTGTATCTTCTCTCTTTTTAACTGCTCCACCTGAACTATTTGCCGCATCCATAAGTTCACCAGCTATTTTTTCAGATATTGTTTTTTCGCCTCTTTTACGTGAATAAGTTACTAACCAACGGATACCTAAAGTTTCTCTACGCTCTGGTCTTACTTCAATAGGAACTTGATAGTTAGCTCCACCCACACGACGAGCCTTTACTTCTAATACTGGCATTATATTTTTCATTGCTTCTTCAAATACTTCTAGAGGATCTTTACCAGTTTTAGTTGATATTATGTCAAAAGCGTTATATACAGCTTTTTCAGCAATACCTCTTTTGCCATCATACATAACTTGGTTAACTAATTTAGTTAACTTTACACTGCTATATATAGGATCTGCTAATACGTTTCTTTTGGAAACCGGACCTTTTCTAGGCATTTATTGTGCCTCCTTTCCGTTTATAATACTATTTTTTTGCTTTTACTTTTTTAGTTCCATATTTTGAACGAGATTGATTACGATTTTGAACGCCTGCTGCGTCTAAAGCTCCACGAACTAAGTGATAACGTACACCAGGAATATCTTTAATTCTTCCACCTCTTACAAGTACAACGGAGTGTTCTTGTAAATTGTGTCCGATTCCAGGGATATATGAAGTTACCTCGATACCATTAGTTAATCTAACCCTTGCAACTTTACGTAATGCTGAGTTAGGTTTTTTTGGAGTAGTTGTATAAACTCTTGTACAAACTCCTCTTTTTTGTGGACTTCCTTTTAATGCAGGAGAATTTGATTTTTCTGCAAGACTTTGTCTTCCTTTTCTAATTAACTGATTAATTGTAGGCATATTTCCGCACCTCCTTCCCAGAGTATTTAATATGGATCAAAAACATCTAAAACGTCAGCAACTTCTTATAGCACTAGAAGGAGCGAATGGTAAATTACTCACTCGCTCTACTCCTTGGCTTTAATTGCAATTAAAAACGTTTTTTAACATGCTGGTCTATAAGTCCTTAAGAATAGCAGCACATGCCGAACCGACATCTATTCCGAAGGCTTTCCCTAGCTCTTTCATTGAAGGAACTTCAATTATTTGAATCCCTTTTTCTTTTGCTTTTTCTTCAATTAACCCTAATGTTTTTGTTTCTGCGTCTATAGCTATATATAGTGTTTTAACTTGATCCTTTTGCAAGGCTTTAGTAGTTTGTTTTATACCCATTACCCTCGGTAATTTTGTAAAGTCTTCCACTTCCCACTAAAACCTCCTCGTCATTTACTATCGAAATATACTCGAATATTGTAACATCACATAAAATATGTGTCAAGCAAAAGACATCTTGTTTTATTCTTTTACCTCTTCATTTTCTTTTGAGGCAACCTTTAAGTTACGATATCTGCTCATTCCTGTACCAGCTGGAATAAGTTTACCTATAATAACATTTTCTTTTAGCCCTAGAAGTGGATCTACTTTTCCCTTAATAGCTGCATCAGTAAGGACTCTAGTGGTTTCTTGGAATGATGCTGCTGATAAGAATGAATCTGTGGCTAAAGATGCTTTAGTAATACCTAATAAAGTAGGTTTTGCTACAGCTTCTTCTCCACCATTATCTGCTGCTTTTCTATTTTCTTCTTCAAATTCAAAGATATCTACTAAACCTCCAGGTAATAGCTCAGTATCACCTGATGTTTCAAGTTTCACCTTACGTAGCATCTGTCTAACCATAACTTCTATATGTTTATCGTTTATATCTACACCTTGCATTCTATAAACTCTTTGAACCTCAGATAGAAGATACGATTGGACACCCCGTACGCCCTTTATTCTAAGTAAATCATGTGGATTAACCGACCCTTCAGTCAATTCTTGACCTGCCTCTATTTGTTGACCATTTTTCACCTTGATTCTAGAACCATACGGAACTGCATAAGCTTCGGTTTCTACGTTTGAGATTATTTCTATTTCTTTTCTGTTTTTCGACTCTTTAATGGATACTATACCATCCATTTCAGAGATAATTGCTTGGCCTTTAGGTTTTCTAGCCTCAAATAATTCTTCTATCCTTGGCAAACCTTGAGTAATGTCATCCCCACCGGCTACACCGCCTGTATGGAAAGTTCTCATTGTTAACTGCGTTCCTGGTTCTCCAATAGATTGAGCTGCAATTATTCCTACTGCCTCTCCTATATCTACTTGATGTCCAGTTGCCAAATTAAGTCCATAACATTTACGACATACACCGTATCTGGTTTTACAAGTTAAAGCACTACGAATTTCCACTTCAGTTATTCCAACTTCAATAATTTCCTCTGAAATTTCTTCAGTAATGAGCTCATTTGCTTTTACGATTATTTCCCCTGTTTCAGGATGTAAAACATCCTTTACCGGGAATCTTCCAGCTATTCTTTCGATTAGAGGCTCAATGTTTTCATTTCCATTTTTAATTGCCCTAACCGGGATTCCCATCCTAATACCACAATCATCTTCTCTCACAATTACGTCCTGGGCAACGTCAACTAATCTACGAGTTAAATAACCTGAATCCGCTGTTCTTAAAGCAGTATCAGCAAGTCCTTTACGTGCACCATGTGTAGAAATAAAGTACTCTAAAACAGTTAAACCTTCTCGGAAGTTAGCTTTAATTGGAAGTTCAATAGTACGTCCTGATGGATCAGCCATCAGTCCACGCATCCCCGATAACTGTCTAATTTGTTGTACGTTACCACGGGCTCCTGAATTAGCCATCATGAAAATGTTATTAAAGGGATCTAGTGTTTCCATTAATGATTTAGTTACCTT
The genomic region above belongs to Desulfonispora thiosulfatigenes DSM 11270 and contains:
- the rpsL gene encoding 30S ribosomal protein S12 gives rise to the protein MPTINQLIRKGRQSLAEKSNSPALKGSPQKRGVCTRVYTTTPKKPNSALRKVARVRLTNGIEVTSYIPGIGHNLQEHSVVLVRGGRIKDIPGVRYHLVRGALDAAGVQNRNQSRSKYGTKKVKAKK
- the rpsG gene encoding 30S ribosomal protein S7 translates to MPRKGPVSKRNVLADPIYSSVKLTKLVNQVMYDGKRGIAEKAVYNAFDIISTKTGKDPLEVFEEAMKNIMPVLEVKARRVGGANYQVPIEVRPERRETLGIRWLVTYSRKRGEKTISEKIAGELMDAANSSGGAVKKREDTHKMAEANKAFAHYRW
- a CDS encoding ribosomal L7Ae/L30e/S12e/Gadd45 family protein, translated to MEDFTKLPRVMGIKQTTKALQKDQVKTLYIAIDAETKTLGLIEEKAKEKGIQIIEVPSMKELGKAFGIDVGSACAAILKDL